GGTGACCGAGGGCAGGCGGTCGACGAGCACGTGCACGGCGCCGCGCAGCACGAGGTCGAGGCGATCGGCAGCGCGCCCGCCCGCGGCATCCGCGTCCTCGAGCACGCCCTCGAGCGCGGCCAGCGCGGAGTCGAGCGCCCGGTCGAGGATCTCGTCCTTCGAGGTGAAGTGGTGATAGATCGCCGACTTCGAGAGCCCGAGCCGTTCGGCGAGCACGCCCATCGAGGTCGCGTCGTAGCCGAACTCGTTGAAGGCCGCGACGGCGACGTCGAGGATGCCCTGCTGGTCGTAGCCGGGGCGTCCACGGCGAAGTGAGGTGTTCTCTGACATCGCCCCCAGTCTCCCATCCGAACGGTCGGTCAGCGCGCAGGCCGCTCGGCGAACCAGCGGCTCAGGCGTTGCGCAGGTCGTAGACCCGCTTGTACTTGCCCTCGCTCCGGGGCAGTGCGCCGGGCTCCTCGAGCCGGACCTCGACGGTCGAGCCGATGAGCACCTTGATCTTCTTCGCGAGCACCACGGATGCCGCCTCGCACGTCTCGCGGGAGAGGTCGGGGTGCCGCTCGATGCGCACGGTCATGGCGTCCATGCGGCCGTTGCGCGTGAGCTCGAGGATGAAGTGCGGCGTGAGGTGCTCGATGCCGAGCACGATCTCCTCGATCTGCGTCGGGAACAGGTTCACGCCGCGGAGGATGATCATGTCGTCGTTGCGACCGGTGATCTTCTCGATGCGGCGCATCGCAGGGCGCGCGGTGCCCGGCAGCAGGCGCGTGAGGTCGCGCGTGCGGTAGCGGATGACCGGGAAGGCCTCCTTCGTGAGCGAGGTGAACACGAGCTCGCCCATCTCGCCGTCGGCGACCACCTCGCCGCTGTCGCCGTCGATGACCTCTGGCAGGAAGTGGTCCTCCCAGATGTGGGGGCCGTCCTTCGTCTCGAGGCACTCGTTGCCGACGCCGGGGCCCATGACCTCGCTGAGGCCGTAGATGTCGAGCGCGTCGATGCCGAGGCGCTCCTCGAGCTCGTGGCGCATCTCGTTCGTCCACGGTTCAGCCCCGAGCACGGCCACCTTGAGCGAGGTCGAGCGCGGGTCGATGCCGGCCTCGACCATGGCATCGGCGATGGTCAGCAGGTAGCTCGGCGTGCAGAGGATCGCGTCGGGCTCGAAGTCGGTGATGAGCTGCACCTGGCGCGCGGTCTGCCCGCCCGACATCGGGATGACGGTGGCGCCGAGCGCCTCGATGCCGGCATGCGCGCCGAGCCCGCCGGTGAAGAGGCCGTAGCCGTAGGCGTTGTGCACCTTCATGCCCGGGCGGATGCCGCTCGCGCGCAGCGAGCGGGCGATGAGCTGCGCCCAGCGCTCGAGGTCGCCCTTCGTGTAGCCCACGACCGTCGGCCGCCCGGTGGTGCCGCTCGACGCATGGATGCGCGCGACCTGCTCCATCGGCACGGCGAACATGCCGAACGGGTAGGTGTCGCGCAGGTCGGCCTTGGTCGTGAACGGCAGCTTCGCGACATCCGCCAGCGTCCTGATGTCGTCGGGGTGCACGCCCGCCTCGTCGAACTTGCGCGTGTAGAGCGGCACGTTCGCGTGGGCGTGGCGCACGGTCTGCTGCAGCCGCTCGAGCTGCAGCGCCTCGAGCTCGGTGCGCGTCATCCGCTCTTCGGCATCGAGGGCGTCGGATGCCGCGGGCACGAGTCCGGAGACGCTCGCACGCGCGGTCGTGGTGGTCGTGCTGGGGGAGAGGGTCGTCGTCGACACGTGGTGCTCCTGGTTCGCGGACAGGTCAGAAGGTTCGGTTGGTGGAGACGGAGCGGCCCCGGAACTCGGCGACGGGCTCACCGTGCTCGTCGACGACCGTGACGTCGTAGATGCCCGTGCGGCCCGACCGGGTGCGACGCACCGCCGTGGCGGTCAGGGTCTGGCCGGCGGCGGTGGACTTCAGGAACGTGATGTCGGCTCCGGCGGCGACCGTGACGGTCTCGTCCTCGTTGCAGGCGATCGCGAACGCGGTGTCGGCGAGGGCGAACACGAAGCCGCCGTGGGTGATGGCGAACCCGTTCGTCATGTCCTCGCGCACGAGCATGGATACGACGGCGTGGCCGGGGTCGTCGCGTTCGACGACGAGGCCGAGGGATGCCGCAGCACGGTCGCGCTGCATCATCTCGCGGTTGATCGGGGCGGCGGTCGCGGCATCCGTCATGTGAAGCTCCTCGTCGAGTTCCGGGCGCCATTGCTGCGGCGCATCTCCGACTATATACTAACTGAACGATCGGTTAGTATTATGTTCGGAGACGAACGGATGCCGCCGGCACCCGCAACCGCGAACACACAGGAGTCGACGATGACCTCACCCGCTGACCTCAGCGTGGTCGAACCCGAGCGCTCGCCCGAGCAGGCGCAGTTCGACGACCTCATCGCCGCGGACTCGCGCATCGAGCCCCGCGACTGGATGCCCGACGCGTACCGCAAGACGCTCATCCGCCAGATCAGCCAGCACGCGCACTCCGAGATCATCGGCATGCAGCCCGAGTCCAACTGGATCACGCGCGCGCCGAGCCTGAAGCGCAAGGCGATCCTCATGGCCAAGGTGCAGGACGAAGCCGGTCACGGGCTCTACCTCTACTCCGCCGCGCAGACGCTCGGCATCACGCGCGACGAGATGATGAACCAGCTCATCGAGGGCCGCGCGCGCTACTCGTCGATCTTCAACTACCCCACCCCGACGTGGGCCGACATGGGCGCGATCGGATGGCTCGTCGACGGCGCCGCGATCTGCAACCAGGTTCCGCTGTGCCGCGCGTCGTACGGCCCCTACGGTCGGGCGATGGTGCGCATCTGCAAGGAGGAGTCGTTCCACCAGCGCCAGGGCTTCGAGATCCTGCTCGAGCTCATGCAGGGCACCGACGCCCAGAAGCAGATGGCGCAGGACGCCGTGGACCGCTGGTACTGGCCCGCGCTGCAGATGTTCGGCCCGCCCGACGACCAGTCGCCGAACTCGGCGCAGTCGATGGCGTGGAACATCAAGCGCTTCTCGAACGACGACCTGCGCCAGCGCTTCGTCGGCATGCTCGTGCCGCAGGCCGAGGTCATGGGCGTCACGCTGCCCGACCCGAACCTGCGCTTCAACGAGGAGACCGGCGAGTACGACATGAGCGAGATCGACTGGACCGAGTTCGAGGAGGTGCTCGCCGGCCGCGGACCGGCCAACGCCGAGCGCATCCGCCGACGCCGCGAGGCCCACGACGAGGGCGCCTGGGTGCGCGAGGCCGCTGCCGAGTACGCCCGCAAGCAGTCCGAGCGGCAGCTCGCGGCATCCGGGGCGGTGGCGTGATGAGCACCCCCGGCGAGATGGGAACCGAGCCCTGGCCCCTGTGGGAGGTCTTCGTGCGCGCCAACCGCGGCCTGAGCCACGTGCACGTCGGCTCGCTGCACGCGCCCGACTCCGACATGGCCGTGCGCAACGCGCGCGACCTCTACACGCGCCGCAACGAGGGCGTGTCGATCTGGGTGGTGCCCGCCGATGCGATCACCACGAGCGACCCCGACGCGAAGGGCGCCTTCTTCGAGAGCCCCGCCGGCAAGAACTACCGGCACGCCGTCTACTACACGAAGAGCGAAGGGGTGAAGCACCTGTGAGCACGCCCTCCCTGCACGATGCCGGGCACGACACGGGCCACGATGCCGGCCACGACGCCCACGGCTCCGTCACCGTCGACGAGCTCGCGCTCGCCGAGGAGCTCGCCGGCGCCGGCATCCTCGGCGCCGGTCGCGTGGCATCGGCGGATGCCGCGGAGTACGCCATGCGCCTCGGCGACGACGCCCTTGTGCTCGCCCAGCAGCTCGGCATGTGGATCACGCGCGCCCCCGAACTCGAGGAGGATGTCGCCCTCGGCAACATCGGCCTCGACCTCATCGGCCACGCCCGCTCGCTGCTGCACTACGCGGGCACGGCGACCGGCCGCAGCGAGGACGATCTCGCGTACTGGCGCGGCGAGCCCGAGTTCCGCAACGCGTGGCTCTTCGAGCAGCCGAACGGCGACTTCGCGCACACGATCGCGCGCCAGCTCGTCGCGTCGCTGTACCTCTACGAGCTCTACGGCGCGCTCGAGGGCTCGACCGACGAGACGATCGCGGCCATCGCGGCGAAGTCGGTCAAGGAGGTCGACTACCACCGCGACCACGCCGTGCAATGGGTGCTGCGCCTCGCGGGCGGCACCGACGAGTCGCGCCGCCGCATGATCATGGCCGTGACCGATACCTGGCCGTACGTCGACGAGCTCTTCGCCGACGACGCGCTCGTCGAGCGGCTCGCCGCCGACGGCGTCGCCGTGCTGCCGTCGACCCTGCGCCCCGCGTTCGAGGCGGCCGTCGACGCCGTGTTCGCCGAGGCGGAGCTCGAACGCCCGACCGGCCGCACGGCGTTCATCGCCTCCGGCGGCGGACGCGAGGGCCGGCACACCGAGCACCTCGGGCCGCTCCTGGCCGAGATGCAGGTGCTCGCACGCCGGCACCCGGGTGCATCGTGGTGACCGCGCTCGCCCGGCCCGCGGCATCCGCTGGTCTCGATACGGGCGCTGTGCGCCCTACTCGACCGGCGGAGACCGTCGCCGTGCGCCCGACGCGCCCGGCCGACGCACGCGTATGGGACGTCGCGGCGACCGTGACCGACCCCGAGATCCCGGTGCTGACGATCGAGGACCTCGGGGTGCTGCGCTCGGCGGTCGTCGACGACGACGGCGTCGTGCGCGTGCAGCTCACGCCCACGTACAGCGGATGCCCCGCCCTCGACGCCATGCGCGACGACGTCGTGCTGGCGCTCACCCACGCCGGCTACGACGACGTGCACGTCGACCTCGTGCTCGCGCCCGCCTGGACCACCGACTGGATGAGCGAGACGGGCAAGGCGAAGCTGCGCCGCTACGGCATCCAAGCGCCCACCGGCCGGGCCGCCGCGCGCGACGCCGGACCGGTGCGCGTGCAGCTCGCGGTCAAGTGCCCGCGCTGCGACTCCCTGAACACCCGCGAACTCGCCCGCTTCGGCTCGACCTCGTGCAAGGCGCTCTACGAGTGCCGCGACTGCCTCGAGCCCTTCGACTACTTCAAGGTGCTCTGATGGCCGCGCGCAACCTCGGGTCGACGACGACCCGACCGACGGATGCCGCGGCCGAGGCGTTCCTCGCCTCCACCGTGGGCGGCGGCCACCTGCCGACCCGCCGCCGTGCGAGGTTCCACCGGCTCGAGGTCGCCGAGGTGCGTCCACTCACGGCCGACGCCGTCGAGGTCACGTTCGCGGTGCCGCCCGAGCTCGCCGACGAGTACGCCTACCTGCCGGGGCAGTACGTGGCCCTCCGCACCGACCTCGAGGGCCACGAGCGCCGCCGCAGCTACTCCATCTGCCGCCCGCCCGAGCGGTCCGCCGACGGGAGCGCCACGATCTCGGTCGGCATCAAGCGCGACCTCGGCGGCATCTTCTCGACGTGGGCGAACGCCGAGCTGAAGGCCGGTGACGCCCTCGACGTGATGAGTCCCCAGGGCACCTTCACGTCGACCCTCGACGCACTCGACGGCAAGCACGTCGTCGCGATCGCCGCAGGATCGGGCATCACGCCGCTGATGGCGCTCGCGCACACGGTGCTGGCCCGCTCCGCGACATCCGAGTTCGAGCTCATCTACACGAACCGGTCGACGCTCGACGTGATGTTCCTCGAGGAGCTCGCCGAACTGAAGGACCGCTACCCCTCGAGGATCGCGCTGCACCACGTGCTCTCGCGGGAGCAGCGCACCGCGCCGCTGCTCTCGGGCCGCATCGACGCCGAGAAGCTCGGCACGATGCTCGACGTGCTCATCCGCCCCGAGACGGTCGACGAGTGGTTCCTCTGCGGGCCGTTCGAGCTCGTGCAGCTCGCCCGCGACACCCTCGCCGAGCGCGGCGTGCCCACCGAGCATGTGCGGTACGAACTGTTCACGACCGACGCCGACCGCGTCGAGCCGCAGCGCGGCCGGCCCGTCGAGGTGCTGCAGGGCGAGCGCACGTTCGCGAT
This genomic interval from Agromyces sp. Leaf222 contains the following:
- the paaA gene encoding 1,2-phenylacetyl-CoA epoxidase subunit PaaA, which translates into the protein MTSPADLSVVEPERSPEQAQFDDLIAADSRIEPRDWMPDAYRKTLIRQISQHAHSEIIGMQPESNWITRAPSLKRKAILMAKVQDEAGHGLYLYSAAQTLGITRDEMMNQLIEGRARYSSIFNYPTPTWADMGAIGWLVDGAAICNQVPLCRASYGPYGRAMVRICKEESFHQRQGFEILLELMQGTDAQKQMAQDAVDRWYWPALQMFGPPDDQSPNSAQSMAWNIKRFSNDDLRQRFVGMLVPQAEVMGVTLPDPNLRFNEETGEYDMSEIDWTEFEEVLAGRGPANAERIRRRREAHDEGAWVREAAAEYARKQSERQLAASGAVA
- a CDS encoding TetR/AcrR family transcriptional regulator encodes the protein MSENTSLRRGRPGYDQQGILDVAVAAFNEFGYDATSMGVLAERLGLSKSAIYHHFTSKDEILDRALDSALAALEGVLEDADAAGGRAADRLDLVLRGAVHVLVDRLPSVTLLLRVRGNTEVERRALERRRAFDKRVTALVSEAQGEGSLRSDLDASVVSRLTFGMINSIVEWYRPGGTETADRLADDVVAVALDGLRMPTSNRVADLLA
- the paaI gene encoding hydroxyphenylacetyl-CoA thioesterase PaaI; translation: MTDAATAAPINREMMQRDRAAASLGLVVERDDPGHAVVSMLVREDMTNGFAITHGGFVFALADTAFAIACNEDETVTVAAGADITFLKSTAAGQTLTATAVRRTRSGRTGIYDVTVVDEHGEPVAEFRGRSVSTNRTF
- the paaB gene encoding 1,2-phenylacetyl-CoA epoxidase subunit PaaB gives rise to the protein MSTPGEMGTEPWPLWEVFVRANRGLSHVHVGSLHAPDSDMAVRNARDLYTRRNEGVSIWVVPADAITTSDPDAKGAFFESPAGKNYRHAVYYTKSEGVKHL
- the paaC gene encoding 1,2-phenylacetyl-CoA epoxidase subunit PaaC, whose amino-acid sequence is MSTPSLHDAGHDTGHDAGHDAHGSVTVDELALAEELAGAGILGAGRVASADAAEYAMRLGDDALVLAQQLGMWITRAPELEEDVALGNIGLDLIGHARSLLHYAGTATGRSEDDLAYWRGEPEFRNAWLFEQPNGDFAHTIARQLVASLYLYELYGALEGSTDETIAAIAAKSVKEVDYHRDHAVQWVLRLAGGTDESRRRMIMAVTDTWPYVDELFADDALVERLAADGVAVLPSTLRPAFEAAVDAVFAEAELERPTGRTAFIASGGGREGRHTEHLGPLLAEMQVLARRHPGASW
- the paaK gene encoding phenylacetate--CoA ligase PaaK, which gives rise to MTRTELEALQLERLQQTVRHAHANVPLYTRKFDEAGVHPDDIRTLADVAKLPFTTKADLRDTYPFGMFAVPMEQVARIHASSGTTGRPTVVGYTKGDLERWAQLIARSLRASGIRPGMKVHNAYGYGLFTGGLGAHAGIEALGATVIPMSGGQTARQVQLITDFEPDAILCTPSYLLTIADAMVEAGIDPRSTSLKVAVLGAEPWTNEMRHELEERLGIDALDIYGLSEVMGPGVGNECLETKDGPHIWEDHFLPEVIDGDSGEVVADGEMGELVFTSLTKEAFPVIRYRTRDLTRLLPGTARPAMRRIEKITGRNDDMIILRGVNLFPTQIEEIVLGIEHLTPHFILELTRNGRMDAMTVRIERHPDLSRETCEAASVVLAKKIKVLIGSTVEVRLEEPGALPRSEGKYKRVYDLRNA
- the paaD gene encoding 1,2-phenylacetyl-CoA epoxidase subunit PaaD codes for the protein MRPTRPADARVWDVAATVTDPEIPVLTIEDLGVLRSAVVDDDGVVRVQLTPTYSGCPALDAMRDDVVLALTHAGYDDVHVDLVLAPAWTTDWMSETGKAKLRRYGIQAPTGRAAARDAGPVRVQLAVKCPRCDSLNTRELARFGSTSCKALYECRDCLEPFDYFKVL
- the paaE gene encoding 1,2-phenylacetyl-CoA epoxidase subunit PaaE, which encodes MAARNLGSTTTRPTDAAAEAFLASTVGGGHLPTRRRARFHRLEVAEVRPLTADAVEVTFAVPPELADEYAYLPGQYVALRTDLEGHERRRSYSICRPPERSADGSATISVGIKRDLGGIFSTWANAELKAGDALDVMSPQGTFTSTLDALDGKHVVAIAAGSGITPLMALAHTVLARSATSEFELIYTNRSTLDVMFLEELAELKDRYPSRIALHHVLSREQRTAPLLSGRIDAEKLGTMLDVLIRPETVDEWFLCGPFELVQLARDTLAERGVPTEHVRYELFTTDADRVEPQRGRPVEVLQGERTFAIEFTLDGQSSTVESPVSAHESILNAALRVRPDVPFACAGGVCGTCRARLVDGDVTMTENYALEPDELERGYVLTCQSHPTSDRVTVDYDV